A genomic region of Streptomyces sp. NBC_00247 contains the following coding sequences:
- a CDS encoding RecQ family ATP-dependent DNA helicase, with amino-acid sequence MDTLDLRNEADAILAELVGDPGGSARLREDQWQAVSALVEDRRRALVVQRTGWGKSAVYFVATALLRRRGAGPTVIVSPLLALMRNQVDSAARAGIQARTINSANPEEWETIYGEVERGETDVLLVSPERLNSVDFRDQVLPRLAATTGLLVVDEAHCISDWGHDFRPDYRRLRAMLAELAPGVPVLATTATANARVTADVADQLGTGAGEALVLRGPLERESLRLGVVRLPDAAHRLGWLAEHLDELPGSGIVYALTVAAAEEATAFLRQRGFAVASYTGRTENADRLQAEADLQENRVKALVATSALGMGFDKPDLGFVVHLGSPSSPIAYYQQVGRAGRGVAHADVLLLPGKEDEAIWRYFADTAFPPETQVRQTLAALEGAGRPLSVPALETSVELRRSRLETMLKVLDVDGAVKRVKGGWTATGAPWEYDAERYAWVARQRAAEQQAMRDYVSTSGCRMEFLRRQLDDEGAAACGRCDNCAGNWADSSVSAETLSGAAKELDRPGVEVEPRRMWPTGLAALGIDLKGRIPARELCSGGRALGRLSDIGWGNRLRPLLAENAPDVPVPDDVLHAAVDVLADWARSSGGWAANTPEASARPVGVVAVPSLSRPRLVGSLAEGIATIGRLPFLGTLTYSGPEGEHTARRSNSAQRVRALSGAFTVSDELTAALAASPGPVLLVDDSTDSGWTLAVAARLLRRAGAEQVLPLVLAASG; translated from the coding sequence ATGGACACCCTGGATCTCCGCAACGAAGCAGACGCCATTCTCGCCGAACTGGTCGGTGATCCGGGCGGCTCGGCGCGGCTGCGGGAGGACCAGTGGCAGGCGGTGTCGGCCCTGGTGGAGGACCGCCGCCGGGCCCTGGTGGTGCAGCGCACCGGCTGGGGGAAGTCGGCGGTGTACTTCGTCGCCACCGCCTTGCTGCGCCGCCGCGGCGCCGGCCCCACCGTGATCGTCTCGCCGCTGCTCGCCCTGATGCGCAATCAGGTCGACTCGGCGGCGCGGGCAGGGATCCAGGCCCGCACCATCAACTCGGCGAACCCGGAAGAGTGGGAGACCATCTACGGCGAGGTCGAGCGCGGCGAGACCGACGTCCTCCTCGTCAGCCCGGAGCGCCTCAACTCCGTCGACTTCCGTGACCAGGTGCTGCCCCGGCTCGCCGCCACCACCGGTCTGCTGGTGGTCGACGAGGCGCATTGCATCTCCGACTGGGGACACGACTTCCGGCCGGACTACCGCCGCCTGCGCGCGATGCTCGCCGAGCTCGCCCCCGGGGTACCGGTCCTGGCCACCACCGCGACCGCCAACGCGCGCGTCACCGCGGACGTCGCCGACCAGCTCGGCACGGGCGCGGGTGAGGCGCTCGTCCTGCGCGGGCCGCTGGAGCGGGAGAGCCTGCGCCTCGGAGTCGTACGGCTGCCGGACGCCGCGCACCGCCTGGGCTGGCTCGCCGAACATCTGGACGAGCTGCCCGGCTCCGGAATCGTCTACGCCCTCACCGTCGCCGCGGCCGAGGAGGCCACCGCCTTCCTCCGGCAGCGGGGCTTCGCGGTCGCCTCGTACACCGGTCGCACCGAGAACGCCGACCGGCTCCAGGCGGAGGCCGACCTCCAGGAGAACCGGGTCAAGGCCCTGGTCGCGACCTCGGCCCTCGGGATGGGCTTCGACAAGCCGGACCTGGGTTTCGTCGTCCACCTGGGCTCCCCCTCCTCTCCCATCGCCTACTACCAGCAGGTGGGACGAGCGGGCCGCGGTGTGGCCCACGCGGACGTGCTTCTGCTGCCGGGCAAGGAGGACGAGGCCATCTGGCGTTACTTCGCCGACACGGCATTCCCGCCCGAGACCCAGGTGCGGCAGACCCTCGCGGCACTTGAGGGTGCGGGCCGGCCGCTTTCGGTGCCCGCCCTGGAGACGTCGGTCGAGCTCCGGCGCAGCAGGCTCGAGACGATGCTGAAGGTGCTGGACGTGGACGGCGCGGTGAAGCGGGTGAAGGGCGGCTGGACGGCCACCGGTGCCCCGTGGGAGTACGACGCCGAGCGCTACGCCTGGGTGGCGCGGCAGCGGGCGGCCGAGCAGCAGGCCATGCGCGACTACGTGAGCACGTCCGGATGCCGGATGGAGTTTCTGCGTCGTCAGCTGGACGACGAGGGCGCGGCCGCGTGCGGCCGCTGCGACAACTGCGCGGGAAACTGGGCCGACTCCTCCGTATCGGCGGAGACCCTCTCGGGTGCGGCGAAGGAACTGGACCGGCCAGGGGTGGAGGTCGAGCCGCGCCGCATGTGGCCGACGGGTCTGGCCGCGCTGGGCATCGACCTGAAGGGGCGTATCCCGGCCAGGGAACTGTGCTCCGGCGGGCGGGCCCTGGGCCGGCTTTCGGACATCGGCTGGGGCAACCGGCTGCGCCCGCTGCTGGCCGAGAACGCGCCGGACGTACCCGTTCCCGACGACGTCCTGCACGCGGCGGTCGACGTTCTCGCCGACTGGGCGCGCTCCTCGGGAGGGTGGGCGGCGAACACCCCGGAAGCCTCCGCCCGGCCGGTGGGTGTCGTCGCGGTGCCGTCCCTCTCGCGCCCGCGGTTGGTCGGCTCCCTCGCCGAGGGAATCGCGACCATCGGCCGGCTGCCCTTCCTGGGCACATTGACGTACAGCGGGCCGGAAGGGGAGCACACCGCGCGGCGCAGCAACTCCGCGCAGCGTGTCCGAGCATTGTCGGGCGCCTTCACGGTCTCCGACGAACTGACGGCCGCGCTGGCCGCGTCGCCCGGCCCCGTCCTGCTCGTGGACGACTCCACCGATTCCGGCTGGACCCTCGCGGTCGCCGCGCGGCTGCTGCGCAGGGCCGGCGCCGAGCAGGTCCTTCCGCTGGTGCTGGCCGCCTCCGGCTGA
- a CDS encoding ribonuclease HII, translated as MPYEPPTHTVERSLRATTGARTVAGVDEVGRGAWAGPVTVCAAVTGLRRPPEGLTDSKLITPRRRAELAPVLRDWVTAYGLGHASPEEIDELGMTAALRLAAVRALDELPVRPDAVILDGKHDYLGSPWRVRTVIKGDQSCIAVAAASVIAKVYRDTVMAELGADTGEFEEFAFRANAGYPSPTHQAALERLGPTPHHRLSWSYLDALPRWQHLKKVRFSAKAAALESGGQLGFDF; from the coding sequence ATGCCGTACGAACCACCCACGCACACTGTCGAGCGCTCGCTCCGTGCCACCACCGGTGCCCGGACCGTCGCCGGTGTCGACGAAGTCGGACGCGGAGCGTGGGCAGGCCCCGTCACCGTCTGCGCGGCGGTCACCGGTCTGCGAAGACCCCCCGAGGGACTCACCGATTCCAAGCTGATCACACCCCGGCGCCGGGCCGAGCTGGCGCCCGTCCTGCGTGACTGGGTCACCGCCTACGGCCTCGGTCACGCCTCCCCCGAGGAGATCGACGAGCTCGGCATGACCGCCGCCCTGCGTCTCGCCGCCGTCCGCGCCCTGGACGAACTGCCGGTGCGCCCCGACGCGGTGATCCTCGACGGCAAGCACGACTACCTCGGTAGCCCCTGGCGGGTACGCACCGTCATCAAGGGGGACCAGTCCTGCATCGCGGTCGCCGCAGCCTCGGTCATCGCCAAGGTGTACCGGGACACGGTGATGGCAGAACTCGGCGCGGACACCGGAGAGTTCGAGGAGTTCGCCTTCAGGGCCAATGCGGGCTACCCGTCACCGACGCACCAGGCCGCGCTGGAGCGACTGGGGCCCACCCCCCACCACCGCCTGTCCTGGTCGTACCTCGACGCGCTGCCGCGGTGGCAGCACCTGAAGAAGGTCCGCTTCTCCGCCAAAGCGGCAGCACTCGAAAGCGGGGGCCAGCTCGGCTTCGATTTCTGA